Part of the Prionailurus bengalensis isolate Pbe53 chromosome B3, Fcat_Pben_1.1_paternal_pri, whole genome shotgun sequence genome is shown below.
ggctcgaactcacgaaccccgagatcatgactcaagctgaagttggatgcccgactgagccacctaggtgtccctcttcttattttttaaataaaaattcttgaatAGGAAATTTATATCCAAAAATTAGATAAGGTTATTCAGATAGCTACTTCCTCTTGCTGGAGTTAAGAAAgttcacctttttcttttgtattcactTGTAAGTACTAATATAAGGTATTATCTCTCATCCCCTCTTCCTTGGTTTGAACATTAACGGTTTCCTACTAAACCCACTATCTTGCACCTTGCTGTTTGAAGGCATTTTATATCCCCACAGGTAGAATGTCCCCAGTCTTTTCTTGTGGcttcataatattctgttttatggATGTTCCACAATTTATTTAGCTACTCTTCTATTGATGAACATTCTCCCCAATCTTGTACAATTAcaaatatcaaaatttttttaacatttatttatttttgatacagtgagagagagagagacagagagagagagagaaaggtggggggaggaacagagggagaaggagacacagaatccgaagcaggctccaggctctgagctgtccgcacagagcccgacacatggcttgaactcaccaaccacgagatcatgacctgagtggaagccagacacttaactgactgagctacccaggtgcctgtaGTATAGTTTTTTCTGacttaaaagtattatttttaatgtgaagttGTAGATCATGTAATAGAATCTACACATAAACGGTTTATGTTATGGATATGGTAGCTTTTGATTATAGAGCAGAAGAATGAATTTACAAataattaacacacacacacacacacactatcctgGGAATTTCTCTGAAGGTTCCTGTTTTAAGTATCAGGGTTCTTTAGCAGAgttgattttaatataaatataagacaGTGTATATTCACATGTTTGTTGGAGATCCTTCTTTAACCTTATGTATGAAATAAATATCTCCAATTAAGTGAAGAAATggcgatttatttatttatttatgtatttatttatctttttcctctttggtgaCTTATTAATAGCTTCCTCTGATGGTTGGCCAGGATTCTGAATGACAATTCCCGTGAATAAATGAACTCATACTGGTGATCCCAAGCCACTGCAGTGTCATTTGGTCGGTATTCTCCTGTGTGCCAATTACGCATATCTCTGaagataataacatttttatagcTACCTGTGCATGAAGTAATGCTAGTTTCAACCAGGGAAAGTTGGATATGCTTAACTCTTTGGAAACAGTCACATGTTAGGTCTTTAAATGAGTGGGTGGGTGACAAACACAGCAACAGTTAAGGAATACTGGTGTAGAATGTTGAAGTCCCCAAAGGCCAGCATTGAATAGATGATTCTGGTGACAGGATTGTTTTGTATAGAGATCAATAATATGTTATCTTGTACAACAGAAGCAGCTTCAGTTGAGCTTAATGAGCAAGAACCAatacaaatgagaagaaaaaggacaTGCAGTCAGAAACTGAAGTTACTTTTTCCCCCTCCATTGCTGTCCCAGTTGGAGAACCAAAAAAGGGATTTTCAACCATTAGGAGATGGTCTTGTAAGAGGGAATAAAATCTGACTTGGTTTAGTTCTGggctttatttcatttgttgACATGGAGATAGAGcacctttgttttctctattaGAGAGTTGCGAGAGCTGAGTCTCTTCTATGggaagctaaaggagttcatgtgGATTGAGAAAATATTGGTCTGGGAACTCAGCCAGAATGCTCTGAGATGCAGGTATCATATggattttccttctcttaccGTGGTTCTTTAAATACCCTGGATGGATTATAGATGTGTGAGAAGTAGTTTAAGAAACTCAAATGTTTGTGAACACTTGAGGacaaaacttcattttctttcacttagatCTGGCTAGGATGCTGAAAGTGCAACATGGGGCATCCAGAAAGTGACTAAGGTGTGTCATACAATCAGAAAGTAATGAGAAAAGAGTAGTCTTCTCTATATACTGGTTGAGAGGCAGATCAGAGAATCAATATCAGCTCTATCATTTATTGTTGTAATCTGTTGCTTTCCCTCTCTTGGTTTGGATTTGCTTCTTTGCAAAAGAAGCTAATAATACCAACTTTTGTGGTTTCTGTATATATCAAACAACATGTATTTAAAGAAGTTATTGTGGTGTTTTGTACATGGTGgtcacttttttgttttgattatcaTTATTTCCATAAATAGCTCATCAAACACTGCTACAGCCTAGgagacagttcttttttttaaagtttatttatttattttgagagagtaagagggagagagagagacagagagagagagacagagagacagagagagaaagaatcccaagctggccaTGAGCTAttaatgcagggctctatctcatgaactgtgagattgtgaccaccagagccaaggtcaagagttggacactttactgactgagccacttaggtgcgccaatatttcttaattatacatattatcctgattgtatttcttttttttttttttttacttttgtttttctttttttttcaacgtttatttatttttgggacagagagagacagagcatgaacgggggaggggcagagagagagggagacacagaatcggaaacaggctccaggctctgagccatcagcccagagcctgacgcggagctcgaactcccggaccgcgagatcgtgacctggctgaagtcggacgcttaaccgactgcgccacccaggcgcccctgattgtaTTTCTTGATTATATTAGGTATTACAAAAATTCTTTAAGCTCATCTATGAAGTTGCATATTCAAATAAATTATATCCACATCTTAAAATGCAACAGAGGTCTTGGTTTCTTTCTGAAGAAAGCCCTGATCGCTCTGGCACTCTGGGTATCTTCTTTGCTTTACAAATTTTATGATCATACTACTtattagacatttttaaatatagtatgtctttaaatattgtttatatttttgtatatgtgctGAAATGTAAAAGCATTAAGGGGTAGTGGGTATTTTAACATTTCAGTAGGTCCACAGTGTCCTGTAACAATGCTTTGTGCTTAGCAGACATCTAGTAAATGTTGATCGATTACAGATGATTATGAGAAAGGGCACAATAAATCATATAGAAAACTTAACAATAATAAGCTAATTGAGTCATGTAAGTAGTACAAAAGGAATTAGAGAAGAGGGAGATATGAGGAGAGGGATTTCTATGGGATATGGGACTTATAACCAACTGTAGACTAGGAAATAGATGGTGAATATGGTAGTAGTCCAATGCAAAGAATACCATCATTATGGTGAGCTTCATTACGTACTGAGGAGGCACTGTATTATAAACTCATAGAAATGTTAGACTTGAAAAAATTACTTACTATCACTCACCTCAGcccctttattttacagatggtgaAACTGAGTTCAAGAAGTGAGTCAAGTTGTAGAAGGGATGGGAGAAAAAATTTAAGTTCCTGTAGTTTAGGGCTAGGATCTAATCACAGTTCTGATTCCAAGTGCTGTGTTCTTTTTGCCCttccatgaaccatgaaaagTGAATATGGAATGGACAATGATCTACAAATACCAATCACATAGCATTTTTTTTGCTACATTGTATTACTTCAACCATGTTTAGATTCTGCAGGAAAGACATCTCTTGGCTTGTCCTTACTTTGTCATATGGTCTTATAGCTCAAACCCTGTGATCACTTCCACTCCATGAGCTGTGCAACAACAGCTGGATACCTTTAGGGTTTCTACATGATCTTTTCTCTTGGAGAGGAAAAGGTGAACATTATTTGGTAAAATGCAATAGCATGAGGCCAAACATAAGAGAGTAGTAATGAGACTGATAGCATTGCATATGGAAGGTAATCAAAGGGGTGAGGAACATGAAGATCATCATAAGTCGCCTGAATTTTGGGGGACTCCATGGGCAGGAGTAACACACTGAGGGAGAAATCAATGAGTtagcttccatttcttccttcttcttttatgtTATTCTAGGCATTCCTGGCCTGCCACTCATGACCCTTAGGATTTAGCAGAAGATTTTGCTTAATCTTCTCTTACCAAAACCTAGGGAAGTTAAGGAGACTAGGGAGTTAGAAGCCGTGCTTTGTAGCAATGAGTTACTACCTATTTTATGCAACTATAGTTTAAGGGGTTACATTAGACATGTTTTGGCTGTGTAAAATAAGGCAATGTCTTTTCTTTACGATATGAAATTCATGCAGTCAGTGACTCCccccaaagtttattttctctttacttttttttccaggtAAAATTAGTGTCATCTCTGTTTGCAGAGGCAATGGATGGAGCCAACCAATCTGTGGTATATGAGTTTGTGTTCCTGGGACTCTCTAATTCATGGGAGATCcagcttcttcttttcttcttttcctctgtgttctaCATGGCAAGCCTAATGGGAAATCTCCTCATTGTGTTCTCTGTGAGTACTGACCCTAACTTGCACTCTCCCATGTACTTCCTGCTGGCCAATCTCTCCTTTCTTGATGTGGGCGTTTGCTCTATTGCAGCCCCCAAAATGATTTATGACCTCTTCAGAAAACGCAAAGCCATCTCTTTTGGGGGTTGTATATCTCAGATCTTCTTTATTCATGCTATTGGGGGAACAGAAATGGTGCTGCTCATTGCCATGGCCTTTGACAGATATGTTGCTATATGTAAGCCTCTCCACTACCTGACCATTATGAGCCCACGAATGTGCATTTTGATTTTGGCTGCAGCCTGGGTCCTTGGCCTCATCCACTCAGTGGCCCAATTGGCTTTTGTTGTAGACTTGCCTTTCTGTGGTCCTAATGTATTGGACAGCTTTTATTGTGACCTTCCTCAGCTCATTAAACTTGCCTGCACAGAGACCAATAGGCTGGAGTTCATGGTCACAGCCAATAGTGGACTCATCTCTGTGGGTTCTTTCTTTATACTGATTATTTCTTACATCATCATTCTGGTCACAGTTTGGAAACACTCTTCAGGTGGGTTATCCAAGGCCCTCTCTACTTTGTCAGCTCATGTCACTGTGGTGGTTTTATTCTTTGGGCCATTAATCTTCTTCTACACCTGGCCCTTCCCCTCATCACACTTGGACAAATTTCTTGCCATCTTTGATGCAGTTCTCACACCTTTTCTGAATCCAGTCATCTACACATTCAGGAACAAGGAGATGAAGGCAGCAATGAAGAAACTCTGTCATCAGCTTGTGAGTTACAGGAGGATGTCCTAAGTActctaaaggttaaaaaaattttacctaCACACTCaatgacaacagaaaaaaatagagtaatTGAAGTTTTAGATCTCTATTAACTTTATGTACTAGGTTACATTTAAGCATTTACCATGTCTCTGTGTATCACCAGCACCTGAATCAATTATGATAAAGGGAACTAACATTGGCACTTCTGTGTTTCAGGCCCTCCTGTGCTGGATGCTTTAtagtaattatttaatatttataaaaactgtGTAGTAAGcatttttatcttgatttatattgtgggggggaggggataaAGTAAGAAATTcttcctattcattctttaattaCTGCGGAAAATGTCTCAAACCAAAGCTATCACCTTAATCCACCACTTCCAACAGTTTTATCCCTCAAAAGGTGCCAAACAGAGAATGTGTTCAATGATTTAGTGTTGGAAATTAACATGTTATTCCTTTTCACTGTGATACTTTCCTTGCTTTGAACTGGTTAATGTCCTTTCCTCAAACTATCTACCAAACTGCCATAATACCaattggtttgatttttttccctctaaggtATCTGCTTCCTATTACCCCATTCCTTTGGTTACCTAGAGCTGTTGATTATGTATGGAATTATGAAATTTTGGAACTGGAATTTGAGATAATTTGTTCCAACTTTTGTTAAGTGATAGATCTAAGGTGAGAATCAGATCTCCACAGTTCCCTTCCtaactttattgaggaataacTGAAATCTTCAAATAGAATTGtataaatttaaagtatacaatatagtaatttgatatacatatatactgtgaAGTTATTACCAAgatcaagataatgaacacaaACTATGATAAAGTTGTATTAATGCCtacttattttaaagattctttaaaaatgccaCATGTGTACTCATATCCCAGTTATTTAGCAGTTTTTGGTAGATCTTCATGATGAATCTATCTTCTTAAGCCACTAACAGatttcagacttcttttttttctcagtttacctatttttaaaaaagttattttaattccagttacttaacatacagtattgTATTCAGGCTTCAGACTTCATTTAGGAAGTTATTTCATTCTTCTATATTCACTTTTCTTCTGATGTTATTTTGGActtatttaaaattgttcattcgtttgtaaaatatatatttatcaggACAATTATGGGCTAAGACATTAACTTAACCAAGTGAGAGATATTTCTTTTTAGCAAAATTAGCCTTTGGGTGATGATTGTTGTTTGTGTATAactgttcctttttcctcttcctcttgatAAACTTTGCTTatacttctctttctcctggtGACCTCTTAGGGTGCTCCTTTGAAGATCAGCCTTATAAATATTATGTGATCAAAGGATCACATAATATCACATGCCTTTCTATTTGACAAATGGAAACTTAGATGTGCATTCACTCCAAATAAAATTCAGTACAGATTTATTATCACTTTGCTTGCCCTTAACTGTGTCATTTACAAGCCTGGTAGAGACTGCCATAGCTCCTACTCATCCAACACCTTTCTTACTAGCTTTTTAAAAGCCCATTCATTGTTTTTGTCCACCTGTCACCACCTCTACCtttaccaacatttattgaacatttatgtGGCAGGTACTATCTGAAGCTGTTAATATATAccaattcatttaattctctcagcaATCAGGTAGGTAATATGATTATTCTTATTTATAGGAGATGtacctgaggcacagaaagatacACTAACTAGCCCAGAGACACAGAGGTGGTAAGTGGCGAAGCTTGGTTGCAAATCCACACAGCTTCTGCTCTAGTATCCCTGCTCTTAATCACCACACTTCAAAGTTGGTGGGTCTCTCTTATCTGTCCTTCTAAAATCTGAacatatcttttctctttctacttaataacacaaaataacaaatacaaaacatGCATCAATTCAGTAAAATACAATGCAATTGTGTTCTGTCATTTAAATCTGTCATTAAAATATCCACCTATTTACTAGATGCATATCAAAgggactgggggcgcctggatgacccagttggttaagcgtctgacttcagctcaggtcatgatctcacattttgtgggtttgagtcctgcattggcctctgcactggcagtgcagagctacttgggattctctctctccctctctctctgcccctcccctgttcacttatgtgggtgctctctctctctctctctctctcaaaataaataaactttaaaaaaacacaaaggggCTGAAACTCAGAGGTAATTTATACGATAAAATGACTTTATAACTCCCTTGTATTCAAACGAAATTCTGCATGAGTGGAGGGCATTGCACCATCTACTCCTTGGAGATAGTCCATGATAGAGTCATGTTATTTCAGTATTCTTACTGAAGCCTGAGTAGACACCTCTTGGGGTTCCTTCAGCCTAATAGAAACAGACAGTTTGCAGTAGTCCAGGCAGAGGATGAGCCAATTTTAACAACTATTTGATTGGAAGCTGAAAATGACCTTAACATGGTAAACTGCTTACTGATTCTATAGCATTAGGCTCCTTCTATACCTGAACaaggacataaagaaaaaaacttgaacaCCAGGCTTCAAGTAAAGCTCTTTCGGGCACACACAAAACTTCCTCTTCTTAgttaatataaaagaaagtagTATAAGGTTGTTTGAGGTGGTTTCTGCATCACATTAGTAGGtatcaaaataaaagctgtttATATTTTAACAGTTAGCAGAcagggatttctttctttctttttcccaactGTATTAAGGTATGATGACAAATAAAAGTGTACATATTAGGTTGTACAATATGATGTTTTGTATGTAATGTGAAATGATTACCTCAATCAATTAACATATTCATCACTTCACCTAGTTAACCCTTTCCTTTTTATGTGAGAACACTGGAAATCTACTCTCTTACATTATTcttatgtaaaatatacattattattaggtaaaattttttttaatgtttatttgtttttgagagagagagagagagagcacaagcaggctatggtcagagagagagggagacaaagaatctgaagcctaggctctgagctgtcagcacagagcttgatgcagggcttaaactcatgaactgtgagatgataacctgagccgaagtcagtcacttaactgactgagccacccaggcgcccccaaatatacattattattaactgtattcATCATGCTGTACATAAGTCTATAGAACTTATTCATCTAGTAACTGAAAGCTTGTACTCTTTCACTAACATCTCCCCTTTATCTTACATCCCAGCCCTTAGTAACAACCATCCTATTCTCTGGTActctattatttacttttttagactctgtatataaatgaaattgcaaagtatttgtctttctatgtctggtttaattcacttagcataatgcacctCCCCCACCAGGCTCATCTGTGTTAtcataaatggcaggatttacttctctttaaaggctgaataataatacattgtgtgtgtgtgtgtgtgtgtgtgtgtgtgtgtgtgtatttatccaCTCGTGTTAATgaacttaggttgcttccatatgttgtctattgttaatagtgctgtaATGGACATGGGAGCGCAGTAActttttgagatagtgattttcatttcatttggataTATATTCAGGAGTTGGatttgctggatcacatggtagttctatttttaattttttttgagggacctccatactattttcctaGTGATTATACTGTgttacattcttaccaacattGTACAAGtgctccctttctttccccatcctcaccaacacttgctttgactttttgataatagtcattctatcaaagtcaaaagaaagctggagtagccatacttacatcagacaaactatattttaaactaaaggctgtaacaagagatgaagaagagcattatatcataattacagggtctatccatcaagaagagttaacaattgtaaatgtttctgctcccaacttgaaagaaccaaaatatgtaaatcaattaatcacaaacatgagcAATCTTATTGATAGGAATActgtaattgcaggggactttaattactccacttacatcaatggacagatcatttgggggaaaaatcaataaagaaacaatggccttgaatgatataCTTGATTAGAttgacttgacagatatattcagaacttttcatccaaaagcagcagaatacacattctttttgagtgcacctggaacattctccaagatagatcacatactgggtcacaaaaccctcaataaatataaaagaattgagatcataccatgcatattttctgatcacaatgctatcaaacttgaaatcaaccacaagaaaaaatttagaaagcctCCGAATGCATGGAGTTTAAAGAACAttccactaaagaatgaatgggtcaaccaggcaatttaaaaagaaattaaaaaatatatggaagcaaatgaaaatgaaaacatgacagcccaaaccctttgggatgcagcaaaggcagtcctaagaggaaaatacattgtaatccaggcctatctcaagaaacaagaaaagtcccaaatacaaaatctaacagcacacataagggaactagaagcagaacagcaaagaaaccccaaggccagcagaagcagagaaataataaagattagagcaggaataaacaatatagaatccaaaaaaacagtagaacagatcaatgaaactaagagctggtttttgaaaacaataaacaaaattgatgaaacctagccagacttctcaaaaagaaaagagaaaggatccaaatagataaaatcacaaatgaaagaggacataccacaactaacaccacagaaacacaaacaattatcagaaaatactatgaaaaattatatgccaacaaactggacaacctggaggagatggacaaattcctagacatccTCACACACCACCAAAATTCAAatgacaagaaatagaaaatttgaacagacccataaccagtgaagaaattgaatctgttattaaaaatctgccaagaaataagagtcctgggacagatggcttcccaggggaattctaccagacatttaaagcagagttaatacctatccttctcaagctattccaaaaaatagaaacagaaggagagcttccagactcattctatgaagccagcattaccttgattcccaaaccaggcagagacaaaaaaggagaattacaggccaatgaccctgatgaacatggatataaaaattctcaacaaggacctagcaaattgaattcaacaatataccaaaagaattattcaccacaatcaagtgggattaattcctgggctgtaggactggctcaatatttgcaaatcaatcaatatgatacatcatattaatagacGAAAGGATAAGAAAggatatgatcctgtcaatcgatgcagaaaaagcatttgacaaaatacagcatgctttcttaataaaaaccctcaagaaagtcgggatagaaagaacatacctaaacgtcataaaagccatatatgaaaagcccacagctaatatcatcctcaatggagaaaaactgagagctttccccctgagatcaggaacacgacagggatgtccactctcaccactgttgtttaacatagcgttGGAAGTCGTAGCCTCAGCAATcggacaacaaaatgaaaataaatgacatccaaattggcaaagaagaagtgaaactttcacttttcgcagatgacatgatagtctacatggaaaacacaaaagactccaccaaaaaagctgctagaactgatacataaattcag
Proteins encoded:
- the LOC122467856 gene encoding olfactory receptor 4F3/4F16/4F29-like, which produces MDGANQSVVYEFVFLGLSNSWEIQLLLFFFSSVFYMASLMGNLLIVFSVSTDPNLHSPMYFLLANLSFLDVGVCSIAAPKMIYDLFRKRKAISFGGCISQIFFIHAIGGTEMVLLIAMAFDRYVAICKPLHYLTIMSPRMCILILAAAWVLGLIHSVAQLAFVVDLPFCGPNVLDSFYCDLPQLIKLACTETNRLEFMVTANSGLISVGSFFILIISYIIILVTVWKHSSGGLSKALSTLSAHVTVVVLFFGPLIFFYTWPFPSSHLDKFLAIFDAVLTPFLNPVIYTFRNKEMKAAMKKLCHQLVSYRRMS